The following are from one region of the Gemmatimonadaceae bacterium genome:
- a CDS encoding cytochrome c: MRPGRRLLAGACLLTACAGSKDTTQGGGAAKASVSPGAQSYQRVCANCHLETGLGMVPAYRSLVGSPWATGSVDRAVAIVLFGVQGPVRDVDVTYYTAMLPYGSGARMSDDEVAAAITHVRTSWGNHASVVTAADVARVRARFPARTTGFTQAELDGWTDQP, from the coding sequence ATGCGACCCGGTCGGAGACTGCTGGCGGGAGCCTGTCTGCTCACCGCCTGTGCGGGCAGCAAGGACACCACGCAGGGTGGCGGCGCCGCGAAGGCCTCGGTCTCGCCGGGCGCGCAGAGCTATCAGCGCGTCTGCGCCAATTGCCACCTCGAGACCGGCCTGGGGATGGTGCCGGCGTATCGCTCGCTCGTCGGTTCGCCGTGGGCGACGGGATCGGTGGACCGCGCGGTGGCCATCGTACTCTTCGGCGTGCAGGGCCCGGTGAGGGACGTCGACGTCACCTACTACACCGCCATGCTCCCCTACGGCAGCGGCGCCAGGATGAGCGACGACGAGGTGGCGGCGGCGATCACGCACGTGCGGACGAGCTGGGGAAACCACGCCAGTGTGGTCACCGCCGCCGACGTGGCGCGGGTCCGGGCGCGGTTCCCCGCGCGAACCACCGGCTTCACGCAGGCGGAACTGGACGGCTGGACGGACCAGCCGTGA
- the ppk1 gene encoding polyphosphate kinase 1, whose translation MSPAPLLSDTDADLLDPELSLLAFQHRVLALAGDPAVPLLERLRFLGIVTSNLDELYMVRMAELRRAAVEEVMRTGATGTATRTLERVEAEVAEIMATMSRHAAACLFEAETRGVGLLSWEALSATEREALRHVYLRDIQPTLHSHAVTLSPGHPVPHLAHLGLFVAVVYRDAPGERLRVAEHELPRDIPRLLPVPGHAGHVIALEDVLRANVPALYPDVIVESAHLFRVTRGGDLHLTEHDGEDLLDAVDRATALRPMNPAVRVEVDTSMPSAVSALLLESLHREAIGRDMALTVTSVQVVDGLLDLRCLTQLPLPADDATLTYPPLVPRTPLPATSLFDTIRDGDVLVHHPFESFDDTVVRFFEEAAADPQVTTMASTLYRVGNPSPVAGALLLAAQAGKRVFALVELQARFDEEHNVRWARAIERAGGQVVYGLPGLKVHAKAALVVRREGDTLRRYVHVGSGNYNVRSGRQYTDLSLFSARPALGEDIATLFRALAAEDGTAPHAPDALPNDALCAPHQLRPALLARIAREIAHAEAGRPAGLTFKMNALADQEMVRALYRASKAGVRVQLLVRGICILRPGVAPYSTNISVASVVGRFLEHSRIYRFENGGTPEFLIGSSDLRPRNLRRRVELLVPVPDRAHQQQLDAILAQYLHDPSAWQLAPDGTYVPGRGGGRTAQDGFLAPP comes from the coding sequence ATGTCACCCGCCCCCCTCTTGTCCGATACGGACGCCGATCTGCTGGACCCGGAGCTGAGCCTGCTGGCCTTTCAGCACCGGGTGCTGGCGCTTGCGGGCGATCCGGCGGTGCCGCTGCTTGAGCGGCTGCGCTTCCTGGGGATCGTCACCAGCAACCTCGACGAGCTGTACATGGTGCGCATGGCGGAGCTGCGCCGCGCCGCCGTCGAGGAGGTCATGCGGACGGGAGCGACGGGCACCGCCACGCGCACCCTCGAGCGGGTCGAGGCCGAAGTGGCCGAGATCATGGCCACCATGAGCCGCCATGCGGCCGCCTGTCTCTTCGAGGCTGAGACCCGTGGCGTGGGGCTGCTGAGCTGGGAAGCGCTGAGCGCCACGGAGCGCGAAGCGCTGCGCCACGTCTACCTGCGCGACATCCAGCCCACCCTGCACTCGCATGCGGTCACGCTGAGCCCCGGGCATCCGGTGCCGCATCTGGCGCATCTGGGGCTGTTTGTCGCGGTGGTGTATCGCGATGCGCCCGGCGAGCGCTTGCGGGTGGCCGAGCATGAGCTGCCGCGCGATATCCCGCGGCTGTTGCCGGTCCCGGGGCATGCGGGGCATGTCATTGCGCTCGAGGATGTGCTTCGGGCCAACGTCCCCGCGCTGTACCCCGATGTGATCGTGGAGAGTGCGCATCTGTTTCGCGTCACGCGCGGCGGCGATCTGCATTTGACCGAGCATGACGGGGAGGACCTGCTCGATGCGGTGGATCGGGCGACGGCGCTTCGCCCGATGAATCCGGCCGTGCGTGTCGAGGTGGATACGAGCATGCCGAGCGCGGTGAGTGCGCTGTTGCTGGAGAGCCTGCACCGCGAGGCCATCGGGCGCGACATGGCCCTCACCGTGACGAGTGTGCAGGTGGTGGATGGCCTGCTCGACCTGCGCTGTCTCACGCAGCTGCCGCTACCCGCCGATGATGCGACGCTGACCTATCCGCCGCTCGTGCCGCGGACGCCGCTGCCGGCCACGAGCCTCTTCGACACCATCCGGGATGGCGATGTGCTGGTCCATCATCCCTTCGAGAGCTTCGATGACACCGTCGTGCGCTTCTTCGAGGAGGCGGCGGCCGATCCGCAGGTGACGACGATGGCCTCCACGCTCTATCGCGTGGGGAATCCCTCACCGGTCGCCGGGGCTCTCCTGCTGGCTGCGCAGGCGGGAAAGCGCGTCTTTGCCCTCGTGGAACTGCAAGCGCGATTTGACGAGGAGCACAATGTGCGCTGGGCCCGGGCGATCGAACGCGCGGGTGGTCAGGTCGTGTATGGGTTGCCCGGGCTCAAGGTGCACGCCAAGGCGGCGCTGGTGGTGCGACGCGAAGGGGATACGCTCCGTCGCTACGTGCATGTGGGCTCGGGCAACTACAACGTGCGGAGTGGCCGGCAGTACACCGATCTCTCGCTCTTCAGTGCACGGCCGGCACTGGGCGAGGACATTGCGACGCTCTTCCGGGCCCTCGCGGCGGAAGACGGCACGGCGCCCCATGCGCCGGACGCGCTCCCCAACGACGCGTTGTGTGCCCCGCATCAGCTGCGGCCTGCGCTGCTGGCGCGCATCGCGCGCGAAATCGCGCATGCCGAAGCGGGCCGACCGGCGGGGCTGACGTTCAAGATGAACGCGCTCGCCGATCAAGAGATGGTCCGCGCGCTCTATCGCGCGTCGAAAGCGGGGGTGAGGGTGCAGCTGCTCGTGCGCGGGATCTGCATTCTGCGCCCGGGCGTGGCGCCCTATTCCACGAACATCTCGGTGGCGAGTGTGGTGGGGCGCTTTCTCGAGCACTCGCGCATCTACCGCTTCGAGAATGGCGGTACGCCGGAGTTCCTCATCGGGTCGAGCGACCTGCGCCCGCGCAATCTGCGGCGTCGGGTGGAGTTGCTGGTCCCGGTGCCCGATCGGGCGCATCAGCAGCAGCTCGATGCGATCCTGGCGCAGTACCTGCACGATCCGTCGGCGTGGCAGCTCGCCCCCGATGGCACGTATGTCCCGGGCCGTGGTGGCGGACGCACGGCGCAGGACGGGTTCCTCGCTCCGCCCTGA
- a CDS encoding D-2-hydroxyacid dehydrogenase — protein sequence MDTLGSVRWVHSTGAGVDGWLRGAPLDPGILVTRSPELFGGQITEWAITRIFALQQDLFRLRDAQQARVWDQHEVPRVAGTRALFVGTGDIGRTMATALTALGVHCSGVSRSGVSDCAAFTSVHPLSALPERVATADWIVVSLPNTPETYRLIDHAVLAQCRGAVLLNCGRGTVVEQAAIPEALDRGWLRAAVLDVFEEEPLPTDSPLWGDPRVIVSPHMSGLTTVEGAAAGFLECLECLERGEMPRWAIDRVRGY from the coding sequence GTGGACACGCTCGGCAGCGTGCGCTGGGTGCACAGCACCGGCGCCGGTGTGGATGGATGGCTGCGTGGCGCCCCGCTCGACCCGGGTATCCTCGTGACCCGATCGCCGGAGCTGTTCGGTGGGCAGATCACCGAGTGGGCGATCACGCGCATCTTTGCCCTGCAGCAGGATCTCTTTCGCCTGCGGGATGCCCAGCAGGCACGGGTCTGGGACCAGCACGAGGTTCCGCGCGTCGCCGGCACGCGCGCGCTGTTTGTGGGCACGGGCGATATCGGGCGCACGATGGCCACCGCTCTGACTGCGTTGGGGGTGCACTGTTCGGGTGTGAGTCGTTCGGGGGTCAGTGACTGCGCGGCGTTCACGTCGGTGCACCCATTGTCCGCGCTTCCGGAGCGGGTCGCCACCGCCGATTGGATCGTGGTGTCGCTGCCGAACACGCCGGAGACGTACCGACTGATCGACCACGCGGTGCTCGCGCAGTGCCGCGGCGCCGTCCTGCTCAACTGCGGGCGTGGCACGGTGGTGGAGCAAGCCGCGATTCCCGAGGCGCTCGATCGCGGTTGGCTGCGCGCGGCGGTGCTCGATGTGTTTGAAGAAGAGCCGCTGCCGACGGACTCGCCGCTGTGGGGCGATCCACGCGTGATCGTCTCGCCGCACATGTCGGGACTGACGACGGTGGAGGGGGCGGCGGCGGGGTTTCTGGAGTGCCTGGAGTGCTTGGAGCGGGGGGAGATGCCGCGTTGGGCGATTGATCGGGTGCGGGGGTACTGA
- a CDS encoding ATP-binding cassette domain-containing protein yields the protein MTREPVSIIAELAQVTRRFGSTLALDAVSLRIPRGVVIGLVGKNGSGKTTLLNHLSGLLLPTSGTCRTFGVPSGSLGAAELSRIGAMWQHSRLVAWMSVGRLIRYVGGFYERWDRELVGALIARLRLDVDARVGGLSPGRLQQLSLVLALGHHPELLLLDEPLSDLDPSARQEVLTILLEVYAAEQPTIVVSSHLLHDIEPVITHVVALDAGRVTCDAELDTLKERYVAWKVAARGQPLPSTWDAPFIVSAAGDAHQATLVVERDASSAAQFAALYDVELVEQSLNLEGLFPVVTSARGPRARATVEVG from the coding sequence ATGACGAGGGAACCCGTGTCCATCATCGCGGAGCTCGCGCAGGTGACCCGACGCTTCGGGAGCACGCTGGCGCTTGATGCCGTCTCGCTCCGCATTCCGCGCGGCGTGGTGATCGGTCTCGTGGGGAAGAACGGTAGCGGCAAGACCACGCTGCTCAATCATCTCAGCGGGCTGCTGCTGCCCACGTCGGGGACCTGCCGCACATTCGGTGTGCCGAGCGGCTCGCTCGGGGCGGCTGAACTGTCGCGCATTGGCGCGATGTGGCAGCACAGCCGGCTGGTGGCGTGGATGAGCGTAGGGCGGCTGATCCGGTATGTCGGTGGCTTCTACGAGCGATGGGATCGCGAGCTGGTGGGCGCCCTGATCGCGCGACTGCGGCTCGATGTGGACGCGCGCGTCGGCGGCCTGTCGCCCGGGCGGCTGCAGCAGCTCTCGTTGGTGCTCGCCCTCGGCCATCATCCGGAGCTGCTGTTGCTCGATGAGCCGCTGTCGGATCTCGATCCGAGCGCGCGACAGGAGGTGCTCACGATCCTCCTTGAGGTGTATGCCGCCGAGCAGCCCACCATTGTGGTGAGTTCGCATCTGCTGCATGACATCGAGCCCGTGATCACCCACGTCGTCGCGCTCGACGCCGGTCGGGTGACGTGCGATGCCGAGTTGGACACGCTCAAGGAGCGGTACGTGGCGTGGAAGGTGGCCGCGCGCGGCCAGCCACTCCCGAGCACATGGGACGCGCCGTTCATCGTCTCGGCCGCGGGTGATGCGCATCAGGCGACGCTCGTGGTGGAGCGTGACGCGTCGAGCGCCGCCCAGTTCGCCGCGCTGTACGATGTGGAGCTGGTGGAGCAGTCGCTCAATCTGGAGGGGTTGTTTCCGGTGGTGACGAGTGCGCGCGGGCCGCGGGCGCGGGCGACGGTGGAGGTCGGGTGA
- a CDS encoding GntR family transcriptional regulator has product MLIVLDLHSGVPTYRQIVEQVRLQIASGRLAAGSELPSTRHLAQTLGINPMTVSKAYGLLEAEGALEHRPGLPLTVRARSAASREAAREAELRAALEPAARAAQQLGVSTTKAVQLFRQLMADQVEEGK; this is encoded by the coding sequence ATGCTCATCGTTCTCGACCTTCACAGCGGCGTGCCCACGTATCGACAGATCGTGGAGCAGGTGCGCCTCCAGATCGCCTCCGGGCGGCTGGCGGCGGGGAGCGAGCTGCCCTCAACCCGGCACCTGGCGCAGACGCTGGGGATCAATCCGATGACGGTGAGCAAGGCGTATGGGCTGCTGGAGGCCGAGGGGGCCCTTGAGCATCGCCCAGGGCTGCCACTCACCGTGCGGGCGCGCAGTGCGGCCTCGCGCGAGGCCGCGCGTGAGGCCGAGCTGCGCGCTGCTCTCGAGCCGGCCGCCCGGGCGGCGCAGCAGCTCGGCGTGAGCACGACCAAGGCGGTGCAGCTGTTCCGGCAACTGATGGCCGACCAGGTGGAGGAGGGGAAATGA